Proteins from one Streptomyces sp. NBC_00289 genomic window:
- a CDS encoding ZIP family metal transporter, producing MAVLVALGAFLMTLAGGWTAQRVTDRRHLVLGLAGGLMLGVVGLDLLPEALEAAGTEVFGVPAALLLFVGGFLLAHLVERLLAVQQVAHGGEETVPTAGRSRDDRAPEVGLTAAAAMVGHSAMDGVAIGAAFQVGGGMGTAVALAVVAHDFADGFNTYTITSLYGNARRKALAMLFADAVAPMVGAASTLFFTIPEQLLGGYLGLFGGALLYLAAAEILPEAHHEHPARSTVLCTVAGVGFIWLVVGLAG from the coding sequence ATGGCGGTCCTCGTCGCGCTCGGCGCGTTCCTGATGACGCTGGCCGGCGGCTGGACGGCACAGCGTGTGACCGACCGCCGTCACCTGGTCCTCGGCCTTGCCGGTGGCCTGATGCTGGGCGTGGTCGGCCTGGATCTGCTGCCGGAGGCGCTGGAGGCGGCCGGCACCGAGGTCTTCGGCGTACCGGCGGCGCTGCTGCTGTTCGTGGGCGGCTTCCTGCTGGCCCATCTGGTGGAACGTCTGCTGGCCGTCCAGCAGGTCGCGCACGGCGGCGAGGAGACCGTTCCCACGGCCGGCCGCTCCCGTGACGACCGGGCGCCGGAGGTGGGGCTGACGGCGGCGGCCGCGATGGTCGGCCACAGCGCCATGGACGGTGTGGCGATCGGCGCCGCGTTCCAGGTCGGCGGCGGCATGGGCACCGCGGTCGCCCTCGCCGTGGTCGCCCACGACTTCGCGGACGGCTTCAACACGTACACGATCACGAGCCTGTACGGGAACGCCCGCCGCAAGGCGCTCGCGATGCTGTTCGCGGACGCCGTGGCGCCGATGGTGGGCGCGGCCTCCACCCTGTTCTTCACCATCCCGGAGCAGCTGCTCGGCGGCTATCTCGGCCTGTTCGGCGGCGCGCTCCTCTACCTCGCCGCCGCCGAGATCCTGCCCGAGGCCCACCACGAACACCCGGCCCGTTCCACGGTGCTGTGCACGGTGGCGGGCGTCGGGTTCATCTGGCTGGTGGTGGGCCTCGCCGGATGA